actactggttagagcgtctgcctcacagttctgaggactgggtttcaatccccggccccgcctgtgtggagtttgcatgttctccccgtgcctgcatggattttctccgggcactccagtttcctcccatatcccaaaaacatgtatggtaggttaatttacaactctaaattgcccgtaggtgttaatgtgagtgcaaatggttgtttgtttatatgtgccctgcgattggctggcaaccagttcacggtgtaccccgcctcctgcctgatgatagctgggataggctccagcacgcccgcaaccctagtgaggagaagcggctcagaaaatggatggatggctggatgtatACCGTATACAGCAGTTTGGTTTAgcactctggaaaaggtttttgGTCGGATACTCGTGATCCTGTCCTGAGGGCTAGATAGAGCGTCCGGGTGCTTTATTCTTGCTGTGAAATAAACTAGTCAACTCATGCAGTCAACATCATATTTGGTTCACTCTAGTCGTTGTGCAAAACAGAGCGTTATTGCACCAAGGAACAACCCCGCCCCCACACTCCCTAGTTTCTTCTACAGTATAGTTGTGAAGTTTGAGTTACACTTCATCCAGAAAAtattcacagtgcttcacttttgtaactgccttattccaaaatggattaaaaattcattttttcctcaagactccaagatacttgaactcctaccATTAGGGCAGTCCACCTTTTTCACCTGAGGACCattgctgtggcgacccctaaatgggacaagccgaaaggaaaagaagaccgTCTCAGACTTGGTGCTGATTCACATCCCAGCAACTTCACACTCTGCAAATACACATaaccctattttttttttttatcaggatTGAATTATTACACTTTTTATGAAATACAGGTACTAATTGCAAGCATAAATCAGATTACATATTCATCCACCGTTGGCTCTAAGGAATTTAATTATCGAGTTAAGGCCGAACAATAGTGGCAGATACAacgaaaaaaagcttttcagcCTGTCCTTCCACCAGCAACTCGAAATTGCGGTCACAGAACTCTTGACTTTGCTGTTAGGTTGCTGGACATGATGCATCCATCACCCTGAGACTGCTGAGGAAGGAAGTGGCTTTCTTTGTCCCGTTCATTTTACTATGGTGgctgggaagtgcaaaacaatataacaactTCTGAAACACTTGCGTTTCAgaaaacaatttaacaaaaaCTTAAACACTTTCatgtttcagaaaacaaattaacaaaacacgaaacaaatttacatttaagagaacaaattaacaaaagccgaaacacttttacatttcagaaaacaaattaagaaaacacaaaacaaatcaacaaatgcTGAAGCAAATAAGTGACATAAACCGTTACGTGTTACTAGGAATCCCACGCCCTTTCTTGGCAAGACATgtcccgcttcaacatgattgccTCCCCTCATCGCAGGAAGCATATGTTGACATGTATGGAATAAGGCAGTTACaaaagtgaagcactgtgaataTTTTCTGGATGCAGTGTAACTCAAACTTCACAACTATACTGTAGAAGAAACTGGGGAGTGTGGGGGCGGGGTTGTTCCTTGGTGCAATAACGATCTGTTTTGCACAACGACTAGAGTGAACCAAATATGATGTTGACTGCATGAGTTGACTAGTTTATTTCACAGCAAGAATAAAGCACCCGGACGCTCTATCTAGCCCTCAGGACAGGATCACGAGTATCCGACcaaaaaccttttccagagtgcTAAACCACACTaaggaaggagaaaatgatctatacagcttggccagacagagggatagagatgggaaggatgtgcagcaagtTAGGTTGGTTAATGATattgatggaaatgtgttgactggtgccagttgTATGCTAGATTGATTGGGAAAAATACTTCAagttgttgatgaatgaggaaaatgagagagaagtgagagtagaagaggcaagtgtggtggaccaggaagtggcaatgattagtaagggggaagttagaaaggcattaaagaggatgaaaaatggaaaggcagttggtccgtatgacattcctgtggaggtctgGAAGCAtccaggagaggtggctgttgagtttttgaccagcttgttcaacagaattctagcgggtgaaaagatgcctgaggaatggaggaagagTGTGCTGgtacccatttttaagaacaagggtgatgtgcagagctgtgggaactatagaggaataaagttgatgagccacataatgaagttatgggaaagagtagtggaggctagactgaGGACAGAGGTGAGTATTTGCGAGAAACGGTATGGTTTCATATAAGAAAGAGtatcacagatgcattatttgccttatttgaggatgttgatggaaaagtacagagaaggtcagaaggagctccaCTGTCTTTGTGGATCCtatagagaaagcctatgacagagtacctagaGGAACTGAGGTAGTGCATGCGGAAGTCAGGATTGGCAGataagtatgttagaataatacaggacgtACGAGAGCAGCAGAGCAGTgttgaggtgtgctgtaggtatgacagaggagtttaagctgtaggtgggactgcatcagggataagccctgagccccttcctgtttgcagtggtgatggataggctgacagatgaggttagactggaatccccatggaccatgatgtttgtcgatgacgtgatctgcagtgaaaccaGGGAGCAGGTAGAGATACAGTTAGAAAGattgaggcatgcactggaaaggagagttATGAtaattagccgaagtaagacagtaTATATgtccatgaatgagaggggtggaaagggaagagtgaggctacagggagaagagatagcaagggtgaaggactttaaatacttggggccaacagtccagagcaGTGGTGAgtatggtcaggaagtgaagaaacgaatccaagcaggttggaacgggtggaggaaggtgtcaggtgtggtATGTGACTGACAGGTCTCTGCTGgggtgaagggcaaagtttataagacagtggtggtGTAGACagtagagacagtggcactgaagagacaagaggaagcagagctggaggtggcagaaatgaagatgttgaggttcgctcttggagtgaccaggttggataaaattagaaatgtgctcatcagagggacagccaaggtttgaagTTTTGGAGACAAATTTAGAGAGCgaagacttcgatggtttggacatgttcaGAGGAGAGagtgtgagtatattggtagaacgGTGATGAGGCTGGAGCTGCCAGGCatgagagctagaggaagaacaaagagaaggttgatagatttagtgagggaagacatgagggcagttggtgttagagaggaggatgcatgaaataggcttacatggaaaaggatcaCACGCTGTAGCGACCCCAAACGGgccaagccgaaaggaaaagtagtagtaaatgttatgtttttttttaaatgcctttaatcatgtaaagcacattgagttaccttgtgtgtgaaatgcactatatacataaatttgcttttctttgctttgctaaaccatcaaatgttgttttacatcaatactgaactatattcataatgtatgaTTTGCCTctgaataaaaaaagcaaagattGTGATTagaatgttcaaatgaatggagccagcAAGTTTCCTTtcaaatatgcacatttttgcTTTAATTCTCGCCAAGATCCACTgtctttagcaacctgcttcttccttaactattaatatataattttatggtttaagaaataaagtacaatatattgtatatacagcatcaatcgcctatacaggctcgctgttcagggcgtccatatatacaatcgctcaatgtgcggggGGTTGTAGGCAACGCTTATTTTTATGCAATGGTCAGGTCCAATCGGGTTCAACCATGTTGCAGTGTGTGCGGCAGGCTTTAGGGTTGATGGCAACGCTGCCACCTTTTATAAGCACATGTGGGTAGTgatgcgctacatttactccgttacatttactgaagtaacattttcgataaactatttgtcagagtactttaaatacaccattatttttcttttacttgagaatttgctggaccacctcaagagtgtcacaggtcccctgctggacccccttgcagtttgcctaccaagcgaacaggtctgcggatgatgcagtcaacatgggactgcacttcatcctagaacacctcgacagtgcagggacctacgcgagggtcctgttcgtggacttcagctcagcgttcaacaccatcatccctgaactcctttcatccaagcttctccagctcagcgtctcaccggccatctgccagtggatttacagctttctgaccggcaggacacagcaggtgaggctgggggaggccacctcatccacacgcagcatcagcactggggcgccccaaggttgtgtcctctctccgctgctcttctctctctacacaaacaactgcacctcagcgcacccgactgtcaaactcctgaagtttgcagatgacaccactgtcatcggcctcatcaaggatggtgacgagtctgcatatcgacaggaagcggagcggctggagctgtggtgcggccgacacaacctggagctgaacacgctcaagactgtagagatgatcgtggacttcaggaggcatccttcgccacagctggcCCTCACGTtttccagccgccttgtgtcaaccgtcgagaccttcaagttcctgggaattacaatctctcaggacctgaagtgggcaactaacatcaactccgtcctcaaaaaggcccagcagaggatgtacttcctgcggcttctgagaaagcacggcctgccaccggagctgctgagacagttctacacagcggtagtcgaatcagtcctgtgttcttccatcacagtctggtttggtgctgctacaaaaaaggacaaactccgactgcaacggacaatcaaaactgctgaaaggattgtcggtacccccctacccaccattgaggacttgcacgctaccagaactaagacaagggcgtgcaaaatcctctcggaccctccgcaccccggttaccagctcttccagctccttccctcaggtaggcgctaccgaccaatgcaaactagaactagtagacattccaacagcttcttccctcttgcgatcaacttcttaaacacctaacctacaattccatttcaacattctggcaattttttgacttgagttcgttgtcacatttctgtggggccaattatgtattactcgtgcactcactgtagttgtctcgtcatgctgcactatttgcatatctgttgttgaccaatacttgccactcatgccagagtagcaactgctccatttgcacactgattgaggagtatctgtaacatttgcacaaccaacattgtcccagattatcgcactactcgtcactttaaaccgcacacactccttgaagtctcagcgccctttgcacaatggtcattgcaccggactattgcaatattagtcattcgaactgctctaagtgctagaggactctgcatctttttgcacaattgtcaaaaataaataaaaatgtaccggcattaccagataactagcaaccctttactgctcagtgactgttttttttttttgtcaatgtctttctgtctccaaagtgttgtaatactagagcggctccaactaccggagacaaattccttgtgtgtttttggacatacttggcaaataaagatgattctgattatgatttatgtgaagaaggattgatacttttactctgttacaataattgacatgccgttcgctactttgatttttttcaattcttgCGTGTGCATCTCTTTTTAGATTCCATCGCCGACTTACAAATAGGGCGCCCGTTTCGCCAATACATGGTCAcgaatgtcatttgactccaattcaccaatcagacaaggcagtcacatgaccccgcacatagccttcgcgagccaatcaaaatgactcatttttgacCAGTCTCTTCCGTaatgttgtgtcatgaacactgaccttaactaagGCAAGGGAGTCCTGctgttctttagaagttgtcctaaGTTCCTTTGTGTCCTCCAgaatgagtcattgctgttctctcgGTGTAATCTTtggaggccggccactcctgagAAGGTTCACCGCTGTTTAATGTTTTCTCTATGTGAGGATactggctctccctatggttcactggaatTCTAAAGCTCTTGAAATGGCTCAGTTCAGTCCCTCCTCCACCTGCACGGTGCTGcttgacgctggctgctcattagTCATTCGCCGAAATGAGTGACGAATCATGAAAGGCAGGACGTTTAGTGAAGTCCCTTCCCCatctgcacgctggctgctcattggtcattcgctgaagattcagaagtgatgTTTCAGCTCCCAGCTCACGGCGGTGgccaagctcaaagaattaatcatttcataaacttaCACTTACTTAcacttaaaatatttgttcttttgagCGAAATGTTTGCGAATGAAACAACACTCTCTCTTATTTACGTACTACTTTTACATCGTTGCCGTACTGTTCAGATTGAGACACCACAGTCGGGTAGAGGAAAGCCTTCGAACAAACTGACAGATTTGTGTTGCTAAAACTCAACCTCTGAAAcggttcatttttttcagcatttttactttttaaatggtAGTCATACTTAAAGGTTACTTGAagcactttgtttttgtatttatttttattctacaGCACTTTTTTGCATTCCTCAAAACTTGTGCTACCAGATATTTTGAAGGGTATTTGGtcactgtatatttgttttattttttttaggaatctttgaattattttttttttttttatgtgcaatattctatactctgcctctcgcctgaagtcagaTGGGATCGACTcaagcacacccgcgaccctaatgagtgTAActggtgtagaaaatgaatggatggaatgtgttatataaataaatagagaAAAAATTGCAGTTCACGTCATGTAATTTAGTAGAAAGTTCGGGATATATATCATTCTCTGGATATATAGTTACTTTTGTCGGGATATAAGATTTTGTCCATATCGCAAAGCACTAATTCGCCATTTACACAGGCCTCTGTTATGGATCCTATCCTACCACtgaaggcagaatatttgaagAATGACTTGGTCCCTCCCATTCCTTATCATTGTCCTggggaaaaaaggcagaaaaatcATGGCTCATGTTACCTCTCTTTTGTGGATCAGGATTTGCACAATGATAACTACAAATTGCTATCTGAATTTTGTGCTTCCTTGGTCAATGCCGCACCATTCCTCAAAGTTTTGTGGAACTcggtttttagttttttaagtTTTGATGGTAAAATGAAAGCATACATAATGTGGATGACAATTTAACTACCTTCATCACTCATTAGGTATAAGCTGTCAACTAGTACATTAATTTGCCTGACgataaaaaatgggaaaaaaagtccccagttatttttgtaaataaggGGTCTATATATTGCTCTGGACACAAAAGTGTGCAGCAACATGAGTTTAATTGAGAGTGATTTGTAACCTTAAAATCACATCAGTAACTGACTTCAACACCCTCCCTTATGTCAGCTCTTTTTACTTTGGCAGGATGGTGGCGATGCAATCTGTCAACTCCCAACACTACCACTCTGTTCTGTTCACTGACTCCCTTTTTCACAGTATCTATTTTCCCCTATATTCCCCTCCCTTCTACATACACAAACTTGCACACAGTCACAAACCTTAATCCCTGCCTCCCTCCatcattatataaaataaagaatGCAACTCATCAAATTACTGTGGCCTTTAATATTCTAAAGAAATTTTTCCTCCCTAAAAAACCTTTTACTTCAAATATTCCTCTTATCAAGCCCATCTAAATCACTGTGAAATACAATGAGTCAGATGAAGCACTATAAATATTATGACTGGAGTAAGGTAAGAGTTCCCACAGGAAACATATGGGAGGCCATCAAGTCATTTCACCGATTGATGGTCGCACATGAAAGGAGAAACTACTGAGAGCAGAGGGGAAAGGGTTAACCTTTAAGCCATGAAACCATGAAGGTAATGCTGCAGGGGAGGGTGGGTGTTTGAGAGAACTGTGTGAAAGACATAGTGTTAAGGGCCAGAAAAAGCCCCCAATCTTCATTCCTAAGTACTGTAAGTGAAAAAACACATGCTCATGGGAAAGTGCTGAAATATTTTCTTACTAAATCATAACATTTTGTCATTAACTATAAATACTCAGTGTATTCACTTGGCTGTACTGCAGAAATGCAGCCCTGTGTACCCAAAGTGCACTTCCCTGGCTTATAGACAAGCAGTAGAATTTTCTATGGAAACATTTTTGAAGGGGCAGGTTGCTGTTTCAGTGTGAGGAAAGGAAAATGAAACACAATACAGACCTATTCAGGTCAGATACGTGTTCCGTTCAATGTAAATATCATAGAATCGCACTTTATTTTCTCAGTATCATTTATACAATTTctagtatttatttgttaattctTTTCaacattatatttgtccaagcAAAGGTATGTTTCCAAGATTTTGGTTGGTTTGGTGACTTCATCTTGTGTACAATGCAAGTTTTGAAACTGATGATGGGTTCCGGAGAAATTCAGGTTTTTGTTTTAGACGGAATAGCTTTTTTGggttatgtttttgtgtgatatcactaatagaaaatctggtcaaaaaacgCCTTAAACGTTGAATAAACTATCATAACATGATTATTTCTCAATTAATCTCCTCAACACTTTCCTTTCGTCTGCTACTCGGGAAACCCCTTTTCCaagtttgagtttgaaatatCTACCAATAAGCCTGCATGGGCCGAGACGCTGAGGGGTCCTCCAAGTCAAGATGACCATGAAGTTTCAAAAggtgtcacttgccctaaaaacctGACTGAAATTGCGCACATGGCACATTAATTGTGAGATTAGcagtgtgtattaaaataagtaATCTCCTTGAGGagtcaattgttttttcctGAATTTATGTTTTAGAGGATTCTAGAGgcatttgaagtgctcattccatgtttttgagaaaattccacaaagctGATCGGCACGTTGCTATTTTTA
The genomic region above belongs to Phyllopteryx taeniolatus isolate TA_2022b chromosome 6, UOR_Ptae_1.2, whole genome shotgun sequence and contains:
- the lyplal1 gene encoding lysophospholipase-like protein 1 isoform X1 — encoded protein: MGLHFILEHLDSAGTYARVLFVDFSSAFNTIIPELLSSKLLQLSVSPAICQWIYSFLTGRTQQVRLGEATSSTRSISTGAPQGCVLSPLLFSLYTNNCTSAHPTVKLLKFADDTTVIGLIKDGDESAYRQEAERLELWCGRHNLELNTLKTVEMIVDFRRHPSPQLALTFSSRLVSTVETFKFLGITISQDLKWATNINSVLKKAQQRMYFLRLLRKHGLPPELLRQFYTAVVESVLCSSITVWFGAATKKDKLRLQRTIKTAERIVGTPLPTIEDLHATRTKTRACKILSDPPHPGYQLFQLLPSGGFSMGGAMAIHLVCRYHPDIAGVFALSSFLNKDSVAFKAVEERVRAGHFLPELLQCHGTSDELVLHHWGEDTSMLLQKAGMTTAFHSLPGLYHQLSLPEMELLKAWILHKLPPSSS